A DNA window from Thermoanaerobaculia bacterium contains the following coding sequences:
- the hemW gene encoding radical SAM family heme chaperone HemW translates to MTEAAGLYVHVPYCVRRCAYCSFVLTTDFSSRDRYFEALRAEAELLAREAEGLPFDSLYLGGGTPSSVPADRIAELVARLRDRFAIAEGAEVTIEANPDDVNEESVRAWRAAGATRASVGIQSFRDAELRAIDRIHSGEDASRALDLVASAGFAVSADLMIGIPGQRIEGAAGDAERVAAAGVGHVSVYMLELDKAGRMAEDRRRRPERYLSDDAQAEAYLEVGRILSAAGFRHDEVSNWSRPGAEARHNAKYWRRTPTLGLGVGAHELWNERRRANTASIGSYLDALSRGVRPTASDQPIDEVERQREEIILPARTREGIAVARIESWLAERGDAALREDWLRWIDAGLIRREADRYVLTERGFLVSNEILCRFVE, encoded by the coding sequence GTGACGGAGGCCGCCGGGCTCTACGTCCACGTTCCCTACTGCGTCCGTCGTTGCGCCTACTGCTCGTTCGTCCTGACGACGGATTTCTCGAGCCGGGACCGGTATTTCGAGGCGCTCCGGGCGGAGGCGGAGCTCCTGGCCCGCGAAGCCGAGGGACTCCCGTTCGATTCGCTCTACCTCGGGGGCGGCACCCCCTCGTCGGTTCCGGCGGACCGGATCGCCGAACTCGTCGCGCGCCTGCGCGACCGGTTCGCGATCGCGGAAGGAGCCGAGGTCACGATCGAAGCCAACCCCGACGACGTGAACGAGGAATCGGTCCGCGCGTGGCGGGCGGCGGGGGCGACGCGCGCCTCCGTCGGGATCCAGTCGTTCCGCGACGCCGAGCTCCGCGCGATCGACCGGATCCATTCGGGAGAGGATGCGTCGCGCGCGCTCGACCTCGTCGCCTCCGCCGGTTTCGCCGTGTCGGCGGACCTGATGATCGGGATTCCGGGGCAGCGGATCGAGGGCGCGGCCGGCGACGCCGAACGGGTCGCGGCCGCGGGAGTCGGCCACGTGTCGGTGTACATGCTCGAGCTCGACAAGGCGGGACGGATGGCCGAGGACCGGCGGCGTCGGCCGGAGCGGTATCTCTCGGACGACGCGCAGGCGGAGGCGTATCTCGAGGTCGGCCGGATCCTCTCCGCCGCCGGATTCCGCCACGACGAGGTGTCCAACTGGTCCCGCCCCGGCGCCGAGGCGCGGCACAACGCGAAGTACTGGCGGCGGACTCCGACGCTCGGCCTCGGGGTCGGCGCGCACGAGCTCTGGAACGAACGGCGCCGCGCGAACACCGCGTCGATCGGTTCCTACCTCGACGCTCTCTCCCGGGGCGTCCGGCCGACGGCGTCGGACCAGCCGATCGACGAGGTCGAACGGCAGCGCGAGGAGATCATCCTGCCCGCGCGGACGCGCGAGGGGATCGCGGTGGCGCGGATCGAGAGCTGGCTCGCCGAGCGCGGCGACGCGGCGCTGCGCGAGGACTGGCTCCGGTGGATCGACGCGGGGCTGATCCGGCGAGAAGCCGACCGCTACGTCCTCACCGAACGCGGCTTTCTCGTGTCGAACGAGATCCTCTGCCGCTTCGTGGAGTAA